From Aspergillus fumigatus Af293 chromosome 5, whole genome shotgun sequence, a single genomic window includes:
- a CDS encoding thioredoxin domain-containing protein — translation MNQDSEQKHQPARELDDDNDDDSLFEALENEDDSAYRAHRIEQLNAEFSAAKNNRSSLHDLATTVIEEGIYPTLKDDQAVLDFTTQTHRCVIHFAHPDFARCGFMDEHIRALATRHHEVRFARVDVRNTPFVVNKLNIRVLPCVIGFKDGIVVERVVGFEGLGAGGRDGADSFDIATLEKRLLWKGILTQTKFKNNEDDSDISEGGSGDEGSNRRRPGTGRRTIRSGNGRHHGGDDDDDDDWG, via the coding sequence ATGAATCAAGATTCAGAGCAGAAGCACCAACCCGCTCGAGAACTGGACGACGACAATGATGACGATTCCCTGTTTGAAGCGCTCGAGAACGAGGATGACTCGGCCTACCGTGCGCATCGCATCGAACAACTCAATGCCGAGTTTTCTGCGGCGAAAAACAATCGATCCTCTCTCCACGATCTAGCAACCACCGTCATTGAAGAAGGCATCTACCCTACTTTGAAAGACGACCAAGCTGTGCTAGACTTCACAACACAGACCCATCGTTGTGTCATCCATTTTGCCCATCCGGATTTCGCCCGATGCGGGTTCATGGATGAGCACATCCGGGCATTGGCAACACGGCACCATGAGGTGCGCTTCGCGCGCGTCGATGTGCGCAATACCCCCTTCGTGGTGAACAAGCTGAACATACGAGTCCTTCCTTGTGTAATTGGGTTTAAGGACGGAATTGTTGTCGAGCGTGTGGTGGGATTTGAAGGTCTTGGAGCTGGGGGGCGGGACGGGGCTGACAGTTTTGATATCGCGACTCTAGAAAAGCGGCTGCTTTGGAAAGGGATCCTCACCCAGACGAAGTTCAAAAATAATGAGGATGATTCTGATATATCTGAGGGTGGCAGTGGCGACGAAGGTTCCAACAGGAGACGGCCAGGTACTGGGCGACGGACTATTCGGAGCGGAAATGGACGACACCAtggaggcgatgatgacgatgacgacgactGGGGCTGA